A single region of the Desulfonatronovibrio hydrogenovorans DSM 9292 genome encodes:
- a CDS encoding DUF4197 domain-containing protein: MGSFLRGILCAGMIVLWSTGAWAEGWLQRGLEVFREQPGVSRADQLSDQDIALGLKEALKVGSENVVNYLGREGGFYLDPRAHISLPDGLQQVQHIMNRAGMGRMLDDLELRMNRAAEDAAPGAGQIFADAASEMTLEDARGIFYGPDDSATRYFQARMSDPLSSEFTPAVRQSLAESGAVQAYQEVMARYNELSFVPEVRADLTQHVVDHAISAIFEYLALEEAAIRNNPAKQTTDILRRVFGR, encoded by the coding sequence ATGGGCAGTTTTTTAAGAGGGATATTGTGTGCCGGGATGATTGTCCTGTGGTCTACAGGGGCCTGGGCTGAAGGCTGGCTGCAGCGCGGCCTGGAGGTATTCCGGGAGCAGCCCGGGGTTTCCAGGGCAGACCAGCTGTCTGACCAGGATATTGCCCTGGGCCTTAAAGAGGCCCTGAAAGTGGGCAGTGAAAATGTTGTAAACTATCTGGGCAGAGAGGGCGGTTTCTACCTGGACCCCAGGGCCCATATATCCCTGCCTGACGGCCTGCAGCAGGTCCAGCACATCATGAACCGGGCCGGAATGGGGCGGATGCTGGATGATCTTGAGCTGCGCATGAACCGGGCTGCTGAAGATGCTGCGCCCGGGGCCGGACAGATCTTTGCAGATGCAGCCTCGGAAATGACCCTGGAAGATGCCCGGGGTATTTTTTATGGTCCTGATGACTCCGCCACCAGGTATTTCCAGGCCAGGATGTCGGATCCCCTGAGCAGCGAATTCACCCCTGCAGTCCGGCAAAGCCTGGCTGAATCCGGAGCTGTCCAGGCATACCAAGAAGTGATGGCCAGATATAATGAGCTGTCTTTTGTTCCTGAAGTCAGGGCCGATCTGACCCAGCATGTAGTGGACCATGCCATATCAGCCATATTTGAATACCTGGCCCTGGAAGAAGCAGCCATACGAAACAATCCAGCCAAACAGACCACAGACATTCTGCGCAGGGTCTTTGGCCGCTGA
- the amrS gene encoding AmmeMemoRadiSam system radical SAM enzyme, translated as MSDSNQNPSHITRKEFIQAGVAGLCGLGLAGWPSWSGTVLAAQPGPAQTAAKGLVSPTPSPWFKPAGNNRIQCRLCPNQCTLANNQRSRCQVRENRNGRGYTLAFGNPALIQEDPVERKPFFHVLPGTRALSVSTAGCNLHCKFCQVWDMALVRPEQIHAYDLPPEAVVDHALSAGVDSLSYAFGEPVVFFEYMTRTAELARQAGLLNLVHTAGYIRVEPLEKMCSLVDAANIDLKGFDPDFYREYVGGELDTVLNTLVTLKKAGVHVEITCIIIPTINDDPGRISRMCSWISRELGPDTPVHFARFYPLYKLSGLPRTPVSTLDMAVDKAGEAGLKYVYVAKVTGHEKESTFCPECREKIISRLGFFIDQIKVTRGQCSFCSTEIPGIWAGQG; from the coding sequence CTGGCTGGTTGGCCCTCATGGTCCGGGACCGTCCTGGCAGCCCAGCCAGGTCCGGCCCAGACTGCTGCAAAAGGCCTGGTCAGTCCGACTCCATCCCCGTGGTTCAAGCCTGCAGGCAACAACCGGATCCAATGCCGGCTCTGCCCCAACCAGTGCACCCTGGCAAACAACCAGAGGTCGCGCTGTCAGGTCCGGGAAAACAGAAATGGCCGGGGATATACCCTGGCTTTTGGCAATCCGGCCCTGATCCAGGAAGACCCGGTGGAACGAAAGCCGTTTTTTCATGTCCTGCCGGGAACCAGAGCCCTGTCTGTTTCAACTGCCGGCTGCAACCTGCACTGCAAATTTTGTCAGGTCTGGGACATGGCCCTGGTCAGACCGGAACAGATCCACGCCTATGACCTGCCCCCGGAAGCTGTTGTTGACCATGCCCTTTCTGCCGGGGTTGACTCCTTGAGCTATGCCTTTGGCGAGCCTGTGGTCTTTTTTGAATACATGACCAGAACAGCCGAGCTGGCCAGACAGGCTGGTCTGCTCAATCTTGTCCACACTGCAGGCTATATCCGGGTAGAGCCCCTGGAAAAGATGTGTAGTCTGGTTGATGCCGCCAACATCGATCTCAAGGGTTTTGATCCTGATTTTTACCGGGAATATGTGGGCGGTGAGCTGGACACTGTCCTTAACACCCTGGTCACCCTAAAAAAGGCAGGAGTCCATGTGGAAATCACCTGCATCATAATTCCCACCATTAATGACGACCCGGGCCGGATAAGCCGGATGTGCTCCTGGATATCCAGGGAACTGGGTCCGGACACCCCGGTTCATTTTGCCAGGTTCTATCCCCTGTACAAGCTGTCCGGGCTTCCCAGGACCCCGGTATCCACCCTGGATATGGCCGTGGACAAAGCTGGTGAAGCTGGTCTGAAATACGTCTATGTGGCCAAGGTTACCGGGCATGAAAAAGAAAGCACCTTTTGTCCGGAATGCAGGGAGAAAATCATCAGCCGGCTGGGATTCTTCATTGACCAGATCAAGGTGACCCGCGGCCAGTGTTCATTCTGCAGCACTGAGATACCAGGGATCTGGGCCGGACAGGGCTGA
- a CDS encoding radical SAM protein yields the protein MTLTRRNFIKSACLAGGSLFFKGCAQADHGPEYQGWRPAYIELEEQGRLMARVEQAMARLESCQLCPHRCKVNRLAGEKGFCNAPDKAVVYSHAPHYGEELPLVGRGGSGTIFFSNCSLRCVFCQNWPIAHLGRGRVVDDQQLAGMMLDLQKRGCHNINLVTPTHVLPNILKAVRIACRQGLKLPLCYNTGGYELVENIRLLDGIVDIYLPDLKFMGSAESARYVIKGRGDYPARAREAIIEMHAQVGDLVLDDGGIARHGVMIRHLVMPNHVAGTREFTGWVAENLSPATYVNIMSQYRVEHMAFEYEEIARAITSREYVQAMEWAFEAGLTNLDRRSLSQLEIHRQLAS from the coding sequence ATGACCCTGACCCGACGGAATTTTATCAAGAGTGCCTGCCTGGCCGGGGGTTCCCTGTTTTTCAAGGGATGTGCCCAGGCTGATCATGGTCCTGAATATCAGGGCTGGAGACCGGCTTATATTGAACTGGAAGAGCAGGGCAGGCTGATGGCCAGGGTTGAGCAGGCCATGGCCAGGCTGGAGAGTTGCCAGCTCTGTCCCCACCGGTGCAAAGTGAACCGTCTGGCTGGAGAAAAGGGCTTTTGCAACGCCCCGGACAAGGCCGTGGTTTACAGCCATGCACCCCACTATGGCGAAGAACTGCCTCTGGTGGGCCGGGGCGGTTCAGGAACCATCTTTTTTTCCAATTGCAGCCTGCGCTGTGTATTCTGCCAGAACTGGCCCATAGCCCATCTGGGCCGGGGCCGGGTGGTGGATGACCAGCAGCTGGCCGGGATGATGCTTGACCTGCAGAAAAGAGGTTGTCACAACATCAACCTGGTCACCCCGACCCATGTCCTGCCCAATATCCTGAAGGCGGTCCGCATAGCCTGCCGCCAGGGGCTCAAGCTGCCCCTGTGTTACAATACCGGCGGATATGAACTGGTTGAAAATATCCGGCTTCTGGACGGGATTGTGGACATTTACCTGCCTGATCTGAAGTTCATGGGCAGTGCTGAGTCAGCCAGGTATGTCATCAAGGGCCGGGGCGACTATCCGGCCCGGGCCAGAGAGGCCATCATTGAAATGCATGCCCAGGTCGGGGACCTGGTCCTGGATGATGGGGGTATAGCCCGGCATGGGGTCATGATCAGGCATCTGGTCATGCCCAACCATGTAGCCGGAACCAGGGAATTTACAGGCTGGGTGGCTGAAAACCTTTCTCCTGCAACCTATGTGAACATCATGTCCCAGTACCGGGTGGAACACATGGCCTTTGAATATGAGGAGATAGCCCGGGCCATAACTTCCCGGGAATATGTGCAGGCCATGGAATGGGCCTTTGAGGCCGGCCTGACTAACCTGGACAGGAGATCGCTGTCCCAGCTGGAGATCCACAGGCAGCTGGCCTCCTGA